The following proteins are encoded in a genomic region of Fusarium keratoplasticum isolate Fu6.1 chromosome 9, whole genome shotgun sequence:
- a CDS encoding HET domain-containing protein codes for MRLLKIESGTLEEFTDETRVSYAILSHRWDDDEVLFQDITLGTAPLKKGWQKVENFCSIAEKEGFRYVWIDTCCIDKSSSTELSEAINSILQ; via the coding sequence ATGCGGCTACTAAAGATTGAGTCAGGAACGCTGGAGGAGTTTACTGACGAAACTCGCGTGTCCTATGCTATCCTCTCGCACCGAtgggacgacgatgaggtcCTATTCCAGGACATCACGCTGGGAACGGCGCCCTTGAAAAAGGGCTGGCAAAAGGTGGAAAACTTCTGCAGCATCGCTGAGAAGGAAGGATTCCGCTACGTTTGGATCGATACATGCTGTATCGACAAGTCGTCAAGTACTGAGCTttccgaggccatcaactccatcctGCAATAA
- a CDS encoding MFS domain-containing protein, which yields MSQDLVSATNQTEDVEMRARSNNDAGSIRPNADNSDLEQLLMDLENGIVGWESDEDPEYPPNFTPTRKWFITGLLSTQAFMTPFASSIIAPAISYIAKDFGIPDITKSAMPVSIFLLGYAVGPLFLSPLSEIYGRRIIMMVSTLAFCLFLVGCALSPSIELLIFFRFMCGVGGSASQTVGGAVIADLFPVAERGNAMTVWILGPILGPSLAPLTGGFIAETIGWRWANWITLIPTSVLLVVMVFVYPETRHEVLIQHKTAKLAKTLDRPDLCSCYAEAGEKAAKRSSIILSGLIRPLKLLFSSTIILGMSLYVAFVYGCLYLLFNTIPMVFRGSYNWSAGISGVVYLALLFGYLVGLWAFSLLSDKTVRHMTEANGGIYEAEMRLPFCIYFAALLPISFFWYGWSSDQAVHWAVPILGLVLFGIGFEGIWLPTQIYIVDAYSRYAASALAASSVMRSIIAAFLPLAGPAMYERLGVGWGNSVLGFISLAMVPIPALIYKFGGRIRKKESFRL from the exons ATGTCTCAGGAT CTTGTCAGTGCCACCAACCAAACTGAAGACGTCGAGATGCGTGCACGCTCGAACAACGATGCTGGCTCCATCAGGCCAAATGCAGATAACTCCGACCTGGAGCAGTTACTAATGGACCTCGAAAACGGCATCGTCGGTTGGGAAAGCGATGAAGACCCCGAGTACCCTCCAAATTTCACTCCCACTCGCAAGTGGTTCATTACTGGCCTCCTCTCTACCCAGGCCTTCATGACTCCCTTTGCTTCGTCCATCATAGCCCCCGCCATCAGTTACATCGCAAAAGACTTTGGAATACCGGATATTACAAAGAGTGCCATGCCCGTGAGTATTTTTCTCCTTGGGTATGCCGTCGGGCCTTTGTTTCTATCCCCTCTTTCCGAAATTTACGGGCGCAGGATCATTATGATGGTCTCGACCCTCGCATTTTGCCTTTTCCTCGTCGGCTGCGCACTATCTCCTTCAATCGAACTACTCATATTCTTCCGCTTCATGTGTGGAGTAGGAGGGTCAGCCTCGCAGACAGTTGGAGGAGCCGTTATCGCCGACTTGTTCCCTGTTGCCGAGCGCGGGAACGCCATGACTGTCTGGATTCTGGGCCCGATTCTTGGGCCTTCGCTGGCGCCGCTCACAGGAGGTTTCATTGCCGAGACGATAGGTTGGCGTTGGGCCAACTGGATAACTCTTATTCCCACCTCGGTGCTTCTTGTGGTCATGGTGTTTGTTTATCCTGAAACTCGCCACGAGGTGCTTATCCAACACAAGACTGCGAAATTagccaagacccttgacCGACCAGACCTGTGTAGCTGTTACGCAGAGGCAGGAGAAAAGGCTGCTAAAAGAAGCAGTATCATCCTGTCTGGCCTCATCCGACCGCTTAAATTACTCTTCAGCTCGACAATCATCTTGGGGATGTCCCTCTATGTGGCATTTGTCTACGGATGTCTCTATCTGCTGTTCAATACTATTCCCATGGTCTTTCGCGGCAGCTATAACTGGTCAGCCGGCATCTCTGGCGTTGTCTACCTGGCTCTCCTCTTCGGATACCTCGTCGGCCTGTGGGCATTTTCCCTTCTTTCCGACAAGACAGTTCGGCACATGACCGAAGCAAATGGAGGCATTTATGAGGCCGAAATGCGGCTTCCTTTTTGTATCTACTTTGCAGCACTTCTTCCCATCTCGTTCTTCTGGTACGGCTGGAGCAGTGATCAGGCCGTGCACTGGGCTGTGCCAATCTTGGGACTTGTTCTCTTTGGTATAGGGTTCGAGGGCATTTGGCTGCCTACCCAGATCTATATCGTCGATGCATACTCTCGATATGCCGCAAGTGCTCTTGCTgcctcctcggtgatgaGGAGCATAATTGCGGCATTCCTCCCTTTGGCTGGGCCCGCAATGTATGAGCGGTTAGGGGTTGGCTGGGGGAACTCGGTTCTCGGCTTTATTTCTTTGGCCATGGTTCCTATTCCGGCCTTGATATACAAATTTGGGGGGAGGATAAGAAAGAAGGAGAGTTTCAGACTTTGA
- a CDS encoding N-acetyltransferase domain-containing protein has product MGAIVAATEERLAKTLHFEPPSADSPLSPTRFAWAILIYSPEGEAAGLLVYLHNYSTWTAAPGVCSEELYVVPKYRRYGYGRMLIEAMASAAGEAGCAKMDWVCLQHNQRALNFYRKLGAKNMQDWAVLKVDQEGIEQLADGK; this is encoded by the coding sequence ATGGGCGCCATTGTTGCTGCGACAGAAGAGCGACTCGCTAAAACGTTGCACTTTGAGCCACCCTCGGCAGACAGTCCCCTATCTCCAACACGATTTGCGTGGGCGATACTCATCTACTCGCCAGAGGGTGAAGCTGCTGGGCTTTTGGTTTACCTGCACAACTATTCCACGTGGACGGCGGCTCCTGGGGTCTGCTCGGAAGAGTTGTATGTTGTGCCCAAGTATCGACGGTACGGGTATGGACGCATGTTGATTGAAGCCATGGCGTCTGCTGCTGGAGAGGCTGGTTGTGCCAAGATGGATTGGGTTTGTCTTCAACACAACCAGCGAGCTCTGAACTTCTATCGGAAGCTAGGGGCTAAGAATATGCAAGATTGGGCAGTGCTGAAGGTTGATCAAGAGGGCATTGAGCAATTGGCCGATGGGAAATAG